In one window of Tellurirhabdus rosea DNA:
- the tsaD gene encoding tRNA (adenosine(37)-N6)-threonylcarbamoyltransferase complex transferase subunit TsaD, with amino-acid sequence MVILAIESSCDETSASVCAHGKIESNIVATQLVHQQYGGVVPELASRAHQQHIVPVVEQALKQANVQKKELKAVAFTRGPGLLGALLVGASFAKALALALDVPLIEVHHMQAHVLAHFIGENKPDFPFLCLTVSGGHTQIVRVNDHLEMEIIGQTQDDAVGEAFDKTAKLLNLPYPGGPLIDRYAKEGNPLAYKFPMTEMPGLDYSFSGIKTAILYFLRDQTKVNPAFIEENLPDICASVQHTLVQMLLTKLRRAARETGIREIALAGGVSANSGLRKALTELGEKEGWNVYIPAFEYCTDNAAMIAMAAHYKYLRGEFTSQEVSPLPRMEF; translated from the coding sequence ATGGTAATTTTAGCAATTGAATCTTCCTGCGATGAAACCTCGGCGTCGGTCTGCGCTCACGGCAAAATCGAATCCAATATTGTAGCAACCCAACTGGTCCACCAGCAGTACGGCGGCGTAGTCCCCGAACTGGCTTCCCGGGCCCATCAGCAGCATATCGTGCCGGTGGTCGAACAGGCCTTAAAACAGGCAAATGTACAAAAAAAAGAGCTGAAAGCCGTCGCTTTTACCCGGGGGCCGGGCCTGTTGGGCGCTTTGCTCGTCGGCGCTTCTTTTGCCAAAGCCCTGGCCCTGGCTCTGGACGTTCCACTGATCGAAGTGCACCATATGCAGGCCCACGTGCTGGCGCATTTTATCGGAGAAAATAAGCCAGACTTCCCGTTTCTGTGCCTCACCGTCAGCGGCGGACATACGCAGATCGTCCGGGTGAACGACCACCTGGAGATGGAAATAATCGGACAGACGCAGGATGATGCCGTAGGGGAGGCGTTCGACAAAACGGCCAAACTGCTCAACCTGCCGTATCCCGGCGGACCGCTCATCGACCGGTACGCCAAAGAGGGCAATCCGCTGGCGTACAAATTTCCAATGACGGAAATGCCCGGACTCGATTATTCGTTCAGCGGCATCAAAACGGCCATTCTATATTTCCTGCGGGACCAGACGAAGGTCAATCCAGCCTTCATCGAAGAGAACCTGCCGGACATCTGCGCCAGTGTGCAGCATACGCTGGTGCAGATGCTGCTGACCAAACTGCGCCGCGCCGCCCGCGAGACCGGCATCCGCGAAATTGCCCTGGCCGGCGGGGTATCGGCCAATTCCGGCCTGCGCAAGGCCCTGACCGAACTGGGCGAAAAAGAAGGCTGGAACGTGTACATCCCCGCCTTCGAATACTGCACCGACAATGCCGCCATGATTGCGATGGCGGCGCATTACAAATACCTCCGGGGCGAGTTTACGTCTCAGGAAGTAAGCCCGCTGCCCCGCATGGAGTTTTAA
- a CDS encoding MOSC domain-containing protein: MALPVLQEIRIYPIKSLGCIRLQEAVAEERGFRYDRRWMLVVPDPNGGPWQFVTQRTIFPMALLDVALTETTLQVWHRHRPEDGLEIPLTLESEETLLATVWDDTMPVRTVSAEADRWFSRTLGFPCRLVRMPDSTRREADSRYARPGDVVSFADGYPFLLIGQASLDELNGRLTEPVAMARFRPNLVVSGSLPYAEDAWSRFIIGDLPFRGVKPCARCVLTTIHPETGERGQEPLKTLAAYRTFNRKVLFGQNVIPDATGLVRVGDAVRVLEEKVMVPGSKATA; encoded by the coding sequence ATGGCCTTACCCGTTTTACAGGAAATCCGTATTTATCCGATAAAATCGCTGGGATGCATCCGCCTTCAGGAAGCCGTGGCCGAAGAACGCGGTTTCCGGTACGACCGCCGGTGGATGCTGGTGGTCCCGGACCCGAATGGCGGACCGTGGCAGTTCGTAACCCAGCGGACTATTTTCCCGATGGCCCTGCTCGACGTAGCCCTCACCGAAACCACCCTCCAGGTCTGGCATCGGCACCGGCCGGAAGACGGACTGGAGATACCGCTGACGCTGGAAAGTGAGGAAACGCTGCTGGCCACGGTCTGGGACGATACCATGCCCGTCCGGACGGTCAGTGCGGAGGCGGACCGCTGGTTTAGCCGGACGCTGGGCTTCCCCTGCCGACTCGTGCGGATGCCGGATTCAACCCGTCGGGAAGCGGATTCCAGATACGCCCGACCGGGCGATGTGGTCAGTTTCGCGGATGGTTACCCGTTTCTGCTCATCGGGCAGGCGTCGCTCGACGAACTGAACGGCCGTCTGACGGAGCCCGTAGCGATGGCGCGTTTCCGGCCGAATCTGGTCGTGAGCGGCTCGCTGCCGTATGCCGAGGATGCCTGGTCCCGGTTTATCATCGGGGATCTGCCTTTTCGGGGGGTAAAACCCTGTGCCCGCTGCGTTCTGACCACCATCCATCCCGAAACCGGCGAGCGCGGACAGGAACCTTTGAAAACCCTGGCCGCCTATCGCACGTTCAACCGGAAAGTCCTGTTTGGGCAAAACGTCATTCCCGATGCGACCGGTCTGGTGCGCGTTGGCGATGCCGTTCGGGTTCTGGAGGAAAAAGTAATGGTGCCGGGCAGCAAGGCTACGGCATAA
- a CDS encoding chorismate-binding protein produces the protein MNTTQSVEESLISGRTPLRSLASRWKAACSSGFSAALWRLPNQSFRELLVDTSGRVETARMDFDELPPGFAVSPFFNPDNQHTLFLNADLYWRFAEDGEIEAEIFRQSSDHPAVRRFLAEIGDGQMEPPVSFDVSPLLNGQAQEQYEKMVERAIRHISRGEMRKVVLSRTKTVDFADFPDVLTLFDRLCHAYPTAFVSAVYLPDRQQIWLGATPERLVSQDASGLFRTVALAGTQSAFDSEGQPKRTGDAQWTEKEIEEQALVCRYIISCFKKIRLREYTEEGPRTVVAGNLMHLRTDFSVNTQDVNFPQLATVMLQLLHPTSAVCGMPKETATDFILQQEGYDRELYSGYLGPVNIASTGNGPDTNLFVNLRCMKLEGKKGTLYAGAGITEDSVPAREWRETELKCQTLLGIMN, from the coding sequence ATGAATACAACGCAATCGGTAGAAGAGTCACTCATTTCGGGCCGGACGCCCCTGCGGAGTCTGGCGTCCCGTTGGAAAGCGGCCTGTTCATCCGGCTTTTCGGCGGCCCTCTGGCGGCTTCCCAACCAGTCGTTCCGGGAATTGCTGGTCGATACGTCCGGCCGGGTCGAAACGGCAAGAATGGATTTTGACGAGTTGCCGCCCGGCTTTGCCGTGAGCCCTTTTTTCAATCCCGACAATCAGCATACGCTTTTTCTGAATGCCGATCTGTACTGGCGCTTTGCCGAAGACGGCGAAATTGAGGCGGAAATTTTCCGTCAGTCGTCCGACCATCCGGCCGTGCGTCGCTTCCTTGCGGAGATTGGCGACGGGCAAATGGAGCCGCCGGTCTCCTTTGACGTTTCACCGCTGCTGAACGGGCAGGCCCAGGAGCAGTACGAAAAGATGGTCGAACGGGCCATCCGGCACATCAGCCGGGGCGAGATGCGCAAGGTGGTGCTTTCGCGGACCAAAACCGTGGATTTTGCCGACTTTCCGGACGTGCTTACCCTTTTCGACCGGCTTTGCCACGCTTACCCGACCGCTTTCGTTTCGGCCGTGTACCTGCCCGATCGCCAGCAGATCTGGCTCGGGGCCACGCCCGAACGTCTGGTCAGCCAGGATGCGTCCGGTCTTTTCCGGACGGTCGCGCTGGCGGGCACACAGTCGGCCTTTGATTCGGAAGGGCAGCCCAAACGCACCGGCGATGCCCAGTGGACCGAAAAGGAAATTGAAGAGCAGGCGCTGGTGTGCCGGTACATCATCAGTTGCTTCAAGAAAATTCGCCTGCGGGAGTATACCGAAGAAGGCCCGCGGACGGTTGTAGCCGGAAACCTGATGCACCTGCGCACGGATTTTTCGGTGAATACGCAGGATGTTAATTTTCCGCAACTGGCGACCGTGATGCTGCAGCTTCTGCACCCGACCTCCGCCGTATGCGGTATGCCCAAGGAAACGGCGACCGACTTTATCCTGCAACAGGAGGGCTACGACCGTGAACTATACAGCGGTTATCTCGGCCCGGTTAATATCGCTTCCACCGGCAACGGCCCGGACACCAATCTGTTTGTCAACCTCCGCTGTATGAAGCTGGAGGGCAAAAAAGGCACCCTCTACGCCGGAGCCGGTATCACCGAAGACTCCGTTCCCGCCCGGGAATGGCGGGAAACCGAACTCAAATGCCAGACCCTACTGGGAATTATGAATTAA
- a CDS encoding translocation/assembly module TamB domain-containing protein: MRSFFTILLKTLLYTVLVLVLVLGSLVIGLQMPSVQTKIVQYAAKKISAKLQFPVDVRKVAIRWFDTVSLEGVSIRNRDLNPMVDVGRIEVNFDLKNLIDSSATNIHLDEVLLYRPDVKLVKSAKTGDLNFDDFLARINELLRDTTKPSIPNQNIPFTIGKATLIDGKLSYDDNRTGRMRGRRVFDYNHFTVNNLNAGLRDFLLLGDTIRMDINRLKGVDKKAQLKINRLDTRFLYCAKQMRLDELYASINGSTVRNRIIFDYNSFSEFGAFNDKVVMRINLRNATIRAQDLVPFTDYFEKNYDVARATLDYAGTVRNFRTTKADIRFGRNSRLVGDLAFKGLPSTDPLVDFRFGPSSVQLSDLRPYYSDPAFDRMMGKLQELRFNATFAGRFLDFRTVGTFNTALGGVAGDFALKMDGDNGTTYRGNLRVSNFDAGTLFDQSEQVQRVDGTARFNGRGLAINTAQLDIDARINRLGFRQYNYRNLIVRGNLQQKYFDGQISVRDTNLNVNLDGEFNLRGQKNFFDLRGIVRRADLLALNLSGDSLVIHSDLNAQLTGNRLDELVGSARFYNSYLTLGRRSLVLDTLVMHSELEGRERSLTIESDIMRGTLLGNYQITQAIDDIQRLAQEYRLNFAGDAAGMAAYYRRKRPSTGAPYSIDYALLLKNMQPLTAFLAPSLYISPNTQLFGRFTIDRTSLISVNGFVDTLRIGDYSFYKSSLDLTTSKFVNSPEVIAALILNSKRQQLGGLAPTEQLDAEASWDINHIDFTSSLKQVNSTNRANLNGSLTFKGDAMDIELRNSRFRLLDSLWRVAPDNLIRVVGNDVTIRNLSLSNHSQLIAANGRVSSDTSQVLKVEARNFLLQSLNPVLNTSISGTANGEASLRDLYGLKLFDGSLQIDSLKYQNYLIGNLFNRSTLDPSRGVLIDTRVSRDRRDVLTVTGAYDPGQSAESPLDLKARLNGASLRLLEPFAKGYISNLNGTATGTVDVTGNLNSPELKGTVDVKDGRLRIDYLKADMTFADKIYFEENEIRTQRMVLTDPEGNKATLRGGVFFPDYRYFVLDLTADMNNFRILNTTAKDNDLFYGTAVATGKVNLYGPIDNLNIRADVASNRGTRIFIPLDQAATVTDEDVIRFINTKPSAATPNVTARTSPGVATPGVTTPPNEPQVDLSGINMDFNLSITPDAYCEIQLDRQTGDIIKANGSGQIAMRIDTKGDFTMTGTYEIQRGEYTFTFENVINKKFQMLPDSRITWTGDPYEAMVDVKTAYTQYASLRPLFQGSTSQLNAVDQNRRYPVDLLIDLKGRLLKPEITYDLKVREYPQLPEFRQQVTAFESRIKSNDQELGRQVSSILLFSQLLPPDGGFFDPNASGGGIGVGVTNSLSELLSNQLSRLASTINKNLDVGLSLNGLGLDQNMVNNLQVRLSYRFNDRFRISRDGGFTYGNNQTNTASLLGEWTLEYWVTQDGRLKLKMYNRNQMNLLGSIVSTGVGTFTTGGGMSVQYTRSFNTLFGKPAEKPNPGLRPVQPDEKTIPAVVPTGTTTASSIDPDR; this comes from the coding sequence ATGCGCTCATTCTTCACCATACTTCTGAAAACCCTGCTCTACACGGTCCTCGTGCTGGTGCTGGTCCTCGGAAGTCTGGTAATTGGGCTGCAAATGCCGTCGGTGCAGACAAAGATCGTCCAGTACGCGGCCAAAAAAATCTCGGCCAAACTGCAGTTTCCGGTCGATGTCCGGAAGGTCGCCATTCGCTGGTTCGATACGGTCAGTCTGGAAGGTGTCAGCATCCGCAACCGGGACCTGAATCCGATGGTCGATGTGGGGCGGATTGAAGTGAATTTCGACCTCAAAAACCTGATCGATAGTTCGGCCACCAACATTCACCTCGATGAAGTCCTGCTCTACCGGCCCGACGTGAAGCTGGTCAAAAGTGCCAAAACGGGGGATCTGAACTTCGACGACTTCCTCGCCCGCATCAACGAACTGCTGCGCGACACCACCAAACCTTCCATTCCGAACCAGAACATTCCGTTCACCATCGGCAAGGCCACCCTCATCGACGGCAAACTTTCGTACGACGACAACCGGACGGGCCGCATGCGGGGGCGGCGGGTCTTTGATTACAACCACTTCACGGTCAACAACCTGAATGCCGGACTCCGGGACTTTCTGCTCCTGGGCGATACCATCCGGATGGACATCAACCGCCTGAAAGGGGTGGACAAAAAAGCGCAGCTGAAGATCAACCGGCTGGATACGCGCTTCCTTTACTGCGCCAAACAGATGCGGCTCGACGAACTGTACGCCAGCATCAACGGCTCGACGGTCCGCAACCGGATCATTTTTGACTACAACAGTTTTTCGGAGTTCGGCGCCTTCAACGACAAGGTCGTCATGCGCATCAACCTGCGGAACGCTACCATCCGGGCGCAGGATCTGGTGCCGTTTACGGATTATTTCGAGAAAAATTACGACGTCGCCCGGGCGACGCTGGACTATGCCGGGACGGTCCGGAATTTTCGGACCACCAAAGCGGACATTCGTTTCGGCCGGAACAGTCGGCTCGTCGGCGATCTGGCGTTTAAGGGCCTCCCGAGCACGGACCCGCTGGTCGATTTCCGGTTTGGCCCGTCGTCGGTCCAGCTTTCGGACCTCAGGCCCTACTACTCGGACCCGGCTTTTGACCGGATGATGGGCAAGTTGCAGGAACTGCGCTTCAACGCGACGTTTGCCGGGCGCTTCCTGGATTTCCGCACCGTGGGAACGTTCAATACGGCGCTGGGCGGCGTGGCCGGGGATTTTGCCCTGAAGATGGACGGCGACAACGGCACCACCTACCGCGGCAACCTGCGCGTTTCGAATTTCGACGCGGGAACCCTTTTCGACCAGTCGGAGCAGGTGCAGCGGGTAGACGGCACGGCCCGCTTCAACGGCCGCGGGCTGGCCATCAACACGGCCCAGCTCGACATCGACGCCCGCATTAATCGCCTCGGCTTCCGGCAGTACAATTACCGGAACCTCATCGTGCGGGGCAATCTGCAACAGAAATACTTCGACGGGCAGATCAGCGTCCGGGATACCAACCTGAATGTGAACCTGGACGGAGAATTCAACCTGCGGGGGCAGAAAAACTTCTTCGACCTGCGCGGCATCGTGCGCCGGGCTGACCTGCTGGCGCTCAACCTCTCCGGCGATTCGCTGGTCATTCACTCCGACCTGAACGCGCAGCTGACCGGCAACCGGCTCGACGAACTGGTCGGTTCGGCCCGTTTTTACAACAGCTACCTGACGCTGGGCCGCCGCAGCCTCGTGCTGGACACGCTCGTAATGCATTCCGAACTGGAAGGCCGGGAACGTTCGCTGACCATTGAATCGGACATCATGCGGGGCACGCTGCTGGGCAATTACCAGATTACGCAGGCCATTGACGACATTCAGCGGCTGGCGCAGGAATACCGGCTCAATTTTGCCGGGGACGCCGCCGGCATGGCCGCTTATTACCGCCGCAAACGCCCGTCTACCGGCGCCCCTTACAGCATCGATTACGCCCTGCTGCTGAAGAATATGCAGCCGCTGACGGCTTTTCTGGCCCCGAGCCTGTACATCTCCCCGAACACGCAGCTATTCGGCCGGTTCACCATCGACCGGACTTCGCTGATTTCGGTCAATGGCTTTGTGGACACCCTGCGCATCGGCGATTATTCGTTCTACAAAAGTTCGCTCGACTTGACGACTTCCAAGTTTGTCAATTCGCCGGAAGTTATTGCCGCGCTGATTCTGAACTCCAAACGGCAACAACTCGGCGGCCTGGCTCCGACCGAACAGCTCGATGCGGAAGCATCCTGGGACATCAATCACATTGATTTTACGAGCAGTCTCAAACAAGTCAACAGCACCAACCGCGCGAACCTGAACGGCTCCCTGACGTTCAAAGGGGATGCCATGGACATCGAACTACGCAACTCCCGGTTCCGCCTGCTGGACAGCCTGTGGCGCGTCGCTCCCGACAACCTGATCCGTGTGGTCGGCAACGACGTAACCATCCGGAACCTGAGCCTCTCCAACCATAGCCAGCTCATTGCCGCCAACGGAAGGGTCTCGTCGGACACCTCGCAGGTGCTGAAAGTTGAGGCCCGCAATTTCCTGCTGCAATCGCTGAATCCGGTTCTGAACACGAGCATTTCGGGCACCGCCAACGGTGAAGCTTCCCTGCGCGACCTGTACGGCTTAAAACTGTTCGACGGCTCGCTGCAGATCGACTCCCTGAAATACCAGAATTACCTCATCGGCAACCTCTTCAACCGCAGTACCCTTGACCCTTCGCGGGGCGTGCTGATCGACACCCGGGTGAGCCGTGACCGCCGCGACGTGCTGACCGTTACGGGCGCGTACGACCCCGGCCAGTCCGCCGAAAGTCCGCTCGACCTGAAAGCGCGGCTGAACGGGGCCAGTCTGCGGCTGCTTGAGCCGTTTGCCAAAGGCTATATTTCGAACCTGAACGGAACCGCTACGGGCACCGTGGACGTGACCGGCAACCTCAACAGCCCGGAACTGAAAGGAACCGTTGACGTAAAAGACGGGCGGCTGCGGATCGATTACCTGAAGGCCGACATGACGTTTGCCGACAAGATTTATTTCGAGGAAAACGAAATCCGGACCCAGCGCATGGTGCTGACCGACCCGGAAGGCAACAAGGCAACGCTGCGCGGCGGGGTCTTCTTCCCCGATTACCGCTACTTTGTGCTCGACCTGACGGCCGACATGAACAATTTCCGGATTCTGAACACGACGGCCAAGGACAACGACCTGTTTTACGGCACCGCCGTGGCGACCGGAAAAGTCAACCTCTACGGCCCGATTGACAACCTTAACATCCGCGCCGATGTGGCCAGCAATCGCGGCACGCGCATCTTCATTCCACTCGACCAGGCCGCCACCGTCACGGACGAAGACGTAATCCGTTTCATCAACACCAAGCCCAGCGCGGCCACCCCCAATGTAACCGCCCGTACTTCCCCCGGCGTGGCGACACCCGGCGTCACGACGCCGCCAAACGAACCGCAGGTTGATCTGTCGGGCATCAACATGGATTTCAACCTGAGCATCACGCCGGATGCCTACTGCGAAATTCAGCTGGACCGGCAGACCGGCGACATCATCAAGGCCAACGGCAGCGGCCAGATTGCGATGCGGATCGACACCAAAGGCGACTTCACGATGACGGGGACGTACGAAATTCAGCGGGGGGAATACACCTTTACGTTCGAGAACGTCATCAACAAGAAGTTCCAGATGCTGCCCGACAGCCGCATTACCTGGACCGGCGACCCGTACGAAGCGATGGTGGACGTGAAGACGGCTTACACGCAGTACGCCTCGCTCCGTCCGCTTTTTCAGGGCTCGACCAGTCAGCTGAACGCCGTTGACCAGAACCGCCGCTACCCCGTGGACCTGCTCATCGACCTGAAAGGCCGCCTGCTGAAGCCCGAAATCACCTACGATCTGAAGGTCAGGGAATACCCGCAGCTGCCGGAGTTCCGCCAGCAGGTAACGGCCTTTGAATCCCGCATCAAGAGCAACGATCAGGAACTGGGCCGACAGGTCAGCAGCATTCTCCTTTTCAGCCAGTTACTTCCTCCGGACGGCGGATTTTTCGATCCGAACGCCTCGGGCGGCGGCATCGGTGTGGGGGTAACCAACAGCCTGAGCGAACTGCTGTCCAACCAGCTTAGCCGACTGGCTTCTACCATCAACAAGAACCTGGATGTGGGCCTGTCGCTCAATGGCCTGGGGCTGGATCAGAATATGGTCAACAACCTGCAGGTCCGGCTGTCGTACCGCTTCAACGACCGCTTCCGCATCAGCCGCGACGGTGGTTTTACCTACGGAAACAACCAGACCAACACGGCCAGTCTGCTCGGCGAATGGACACTTGAATACTGGGTAACGCAGGACGGGCGGCTGAAGCTGAAAATGTACAACCGCAACCAGATGAACCTGCTCGGGTCGATTGTTTCGACCGGCGTGGGGACCTTCACCACGGGCGGCGGCATGAGCGTGCAGTACACCCGTTCGTTCAACACCCTGTTTGGGAAGCCCGCGGAAAAACCAAACCCCGGACTGCGGCCGGTACAACCCGACGAGAAAACCATTCCGGCGGTTGTGCCTACGGGTACGACGACCGCTTCTTCCATCGATCCAGACCGGTAA
- a CDS encoding aldo/keto reductase: MQTQSRPATAAGTITLGDMTVNRMGYGAMRITGNGIWGPPKDKAEAIRVLKRSVDLGINFIDTADSYGPHISEELIAEALHPYPSDLIIGTKGGLLRTGPNQWPVDSSPKHLQEALEGSLRRLKLDRIDLYQLHRFDSKVPADETLGFLKEMQQKGLIRHLGVSEVDEQQLQQAQQYFEVVSVQNRYNLLDRVWEGVLDICEQQNIAFLPWYPLSAGVLENETLQGIAQTHNATVHQIALAWLLQHSPVMLPIPGTSTVSHLEENTASATIKLSEEEMQAIESIKNQL; this comes from the coding sequence ATGCAAACACAATCCCGTCCGGCCACCGCTGCCGGCACGATTACGCTCGGCGACATGACCGTCAATCGCATGGGGTACGGTGCCATGCGCATCACCGGCAACGGCATCTGGGGACCGCCCAAAGACAAAGCCGAAGCCATCCGCGTTCTGAAACGTTCAGTAGACCTCGGCATCAACTTCATTGACACCGCCGACTCGTACGGACCACACATTTCGGAAGAGCTGATCGCCGAAGCCCTTCATCCCTACCCTTCCGACCTGATCATTGGCACCAAAGGCGGTCTGCTCCGCACCGGCCCGAACCAGTGGCCGGTCGATTCGAGCCCGAAGCATTTGCAGGAAGCCCTGGAAGGCAGCCTTCGCCGCCTGAAGCTCGACCGGATCGACCTCTACCAGCTCCACCGCTTCGACTCCAAGGTTCCGGCGGATGAAACATTGGGCTTTCTGAAAGAAATGCAGCAGAAAGGTCTGATCCGCCACCTGGGTGTTTCGGAGGTGGACGAACAGCAGTTGCAGCAGGCGCAGCAGTATTTTGAGGTGGTTTCGGTGCAGAACCGCTACAATCTCCTGGACCGGGTCTGGGAAGGCGTTCTGGACATCTGCGAACAGCAGAACATCGCGTTTCTGCCCTGGTATCCGCTTTCGGCGGGGGTGCTGGAAAACGAAACGTTACAGGGCATCGCCCAGACGCACAACGCCACCGTTCACCAGATTGCGCTGGCGTGGCTGCTCCAGCACTCGCCTGTAATGCTGCCGATTCCGGGCACCTCGACTGTGAGTCACCTGGAGGAAAATACGGCCTCGGCCACCATCAAGCTTTCGGAGGAGGAAATGCAGGCCATTGAATCCATTAAGAACCAGTTGTGA
- a CDS encoding NHL repeat-containing protein: MYQYKKAGFALFACAGALLASCKSSDVAPVKEPDQYKYTYSKLTGGQSGGVDGNLAEARFNKPTALALDAQDNLYVLDKGNYAIRVISKQGVVSTLKTSAGKKVDINSQSGSLVVAKDGTIYLAEYTSVAKISKDGVKTTLCGTITGTSPDGYKDDVGEKARFRTLSGIALFGEDLLVADKFNHVIRKIKLDGTVTTFAGIANKSGYLDGSVDKATLYYPTRIAADAAKNVYISEDFGNTIRQVTPDGQVKIFAGSGAAGGSDGTGKAASFSLPTGIWSTPKGYLIVADVVNSSIRLVSPKGVVTTLYKGKYGIDALNDVAVDSKSNIYFTEPGSHTISKLTAE; encoded by the coding sequence ATGTATCAATACAAAAAGGCAGGATTCGCCCTGTTTGCGTGTGCGGGAGCCTTGCTGGCGTCCTGTAAATCATCGGATGTCGCACCCGTCAAAGAGCCTGACCAATACAAGTATACGTACAGCAAATTGACCGGCGGGCAGTCCGGTGGCGTCGATGGGAACCTGGCCGAAGCTCGATTCAACAAACCAACCGCGCTCGCTCTGGATGCCCAGGATAACCTGTACGTCCTCGACAAAGGCAATTACGCCATCCGGGTTATAAGCAAACAGGGCGTCGTCAGTACGCTGAAAACCAGCGCCGGCAAGAAAGTGGACATCAATTCACAGAGCGGAAGTCTGGTGGTGGCCAAAGACGGAACCATCTACCTGGCCGAGTACACCAGCGTCGCCAAAATCAGCAAGGACGGCGTCAAGACCACGTTGTGCGGAACAATCACCGGCACCAGCCCCGACGGATACAAGGACGATGTGGGCGAGAAGGCCCGGTTCCGGACGCTCAGCGGCATTGCTCTTTTTGGCGAGGATTTGCTGGTGGCCGACAAGTTCAACCACGTCATCCGCAAGATCAAACTGGACGGTACTGTGACCACCTTTGCAGGCATTGCCAACAAAAGCGGCTATCTGGATGGCAGCGTGGACAAAGCGACGCTGTACTACCCGACCCGGATTGCCGCGGACGCGGCCAAAAACGTCTACATCAGCGAAGATTTTGGCAATACCATCCGGCAGGTTACGCCCGACGGCCAGGTGAAAATCTTCGCCGGCAGCGGGGCGGCAGGCGGCAGCGACGGCACGGGTAAGGCCGCATCGTTCAGCCTGCCGACGGGCATCTGGTCTACGCCGAAAGGGTATCTGATTGTGGCGGATGTGGTCAACAGCAGCATCCGGCTAGTATCGCCCAAAGGCGTCGTTACGACACTGTACAAAGGAAAATACGGCATTGATGCGCTGAACGACGTGGCGGTCGATTCAAAAAGCAATATCTATTTCACCGAACCGGGAAGCCATACCATTAGTAAGTTAACGGCTGAATGA
- a CDS encoding helix-turn-helix domain-containing protein, producing MPIVVNVDVMMAKRKMSLTELSEKVGITMANLSILKTGKAKAVRFETLEALCAALNCQPGDLLEYVPSEEPAMP from the coding sequence ATGCCTATAGTCGTAAACGTCGATGTGATGATGGCGAAGCGAAAGATGTCGCTGACCGAATTGTCCGAAAAAGTGGGAATCACCATGGCGAATCTGTCCATCCTCAAAACCGGAAAGGCCAAAGCCGTCCGCTTCGAGACCCTGGAAGCCCTGTGCGCCGCGCTGAACTGCCAGCCGGGGGATTTGCTGGAGTATGTGCCTTCTGAAGAACCGGCGATGCCTTAA
- a CDS encoding DUF2975 domain-containing protein, translating to MKPLASGMSKLFAFLFYGQGALVLVYLLAFGSILATRDEGRDKDGLGMGVYIALHGVIQPINSYWVRPPVFSKEISRQPPLYVQSPNDFGTLKLNFTFRSWKEFRQFPLHLLLLTYSGMLLLVLLGLAITWRLKALFEGFSRDDIFSPWQISHLNRVGWLLLSYYVLVLILHHLRHYFTVRYLEQLNFRFEPQYDGSFFFPADWSFAVAGVFLIILSHVFQYGLSLREEHDLTI from the coding sequence ATGAAACCACTCGCATCGGGCATGAGCAAACTTTTTGCTTTTCTTTTTTACGGGCAGGGGGCTCTTGTCCTGGTTTATCTACTGGCTTTTGGAAGTATTTTGGCGACCAGGGACGAAGGTCGGGACAAAGACGGCCTCGGCATGGGCGTGTATATTGCGCTGCACGGGGTCATTCAGCCCATCAACTCGTATTGGGTACGGCCTCCGGTGTTTTCGAAAGAAATAAGCCGACAGCCGCCCCTTTATGTGCAATCGCCCAACGACTTTGGGACCTTAAAACTTAATTTTACGTTTCGTTCCTGGAAAGAATTCCGGCAGTTTCCGCTACACCTCCTGTTGCTGACGTATTCAGGCATGCTTCTGCTCGTCCTGCTTGGATTAGCGATTACCTGGCGATTAAAGGCGCTGTTTGAAGGCTTTAGCAGGGACGACATCTTCAGCCCCTGGCAAATCAGCCACCTGAACCGGGTGGGCTGGCTCCTGCTGAGTTATTACGTTCTGGTTTTAATCCTCCATCACCTGCGGCATTATTTCACTGTGCGCTATCTGGAGCAATTGAATTTCCGCTTCGAACCCCAGTACGACGGCTCGTTTTTCTTTCCGGCCGACTGGAGCTTTGCGGTAGCCGGGGTGTTTCTGATTATTCTCAGCCATGTTTTCCAATACGGATTATCGCTCCGGGAAGAACACGACCTCACCATCTGA